A genome region from Brassica oleracea var. oleracea cultivar TO1000 chromosome C2, BOL, whole genome shotgun sequence includes the following:
- the LOC106327827 gene encoding uncharacterized protein LOC106327827, with translation MLKSKSCREEMSSSSMAYKYHCLTNGGTPEAVAAPSPTNPQLPVMLRSYSTSTYSPHKNPTTVRDNPNSKSNSKVKKGLKEAEIQRKKRVAAYNVYGVEGKVKGSIRKNFKWFKETCSNAVNGLW, from the coding sequence ATGTTGAAATCAAAGTCATGCAGAGAAGAGATGAGTAGCAGCAGTATGGCCTACAAATACCATTGCTTAACGAATGGTGGAACACCAGAAGCAGTAGCAGCACCAAGCCCAACAAACCCACAGCTTCCAGTGATGTTGAGATCTTATAGCACGTCAACTTATAGTCCACACAAGAATCCAACAACGGTGAGAGACAATCCCAACAGTAAATCGAATAGTAAGGTGAAGAAAGGGTTAAAGGAGGCAGAGATTCAGAGGAAGAAGAGAGTGGCTGCTTATAACGTGTATGGTGTTGAAGGGAAAGTGAAGGGATCTATTAGAAAGAACTTCAAGTGGTTCAAGGAGACTTGTTCAAATGCTGTCAATGGTTTGTGGTGA
- the LOC106327826 gene encoding casein kinase I isoform delta-like has product MEPRVGNKFRLGRKIGSGSFGEIYLGTDIQTNEEVAIKLENVKTKHPQLLYESKLYKVLQGGTGVPNIKWYGVEGEFNVLVIDLLGPSLEDLFNFCSRKLSLKTVLMLADQMINRIEFVHQRSFLHRDIKPDNFLMGLGRRANQVYIIDFGLAKKYRDSNHQHIPYRENKNLTGTARYASMNTHLGIEQSRRDDLESLGFVLMYFLKGSLPWQGLKAGNKKQKYERISEKKVSTSIESLCRGYPSEFASYFHYCRSLRFDDKPDYAYLKRLFRDLFIREGFQFDYVFDWTILKYQQSQLSTPPRPNVPGVGQSSGLPPAIASAERPSGGEEARTSGWPSGNARRISGQIFNSGNLAKQKAPVSSDPAISKNVMLSSSSFLRATGSSRRAAVSGSREAAVPGTDSEPSNPQIIEAGTSSNPKIHGGRSSPIVSSENKKLSSPSRGNTSVMKNYESNLKGIEGLHF; this is encoded by the exons ATGGAGCCGCGAGTCGGAAACAAGTTTCGGCTGGGGCGGAAGATCGGAAGTGGATCATTCGGAGAGATCTATCTTG GTACTGATATACAGACTAATGAAGAAGTTGCCATTAAACTC GAAAATGTGAAAACTAAGCATCCTCAGTTACTGTATGAATCAAAATTATATAAAGTATTACAAGGAGGAA CCGGCGTTCCAAACATTAAATGGTATGGTGTTGAAGGGGAATTTAACGTCCTTGTGATAGACTTGTTGGGGCCTAGCCTTGAAGATCTATTCAATTTCTGTAGTAGGAAACTCTCACTAAAGACTGTACTGATGCTTGCCGATCAAATG ATCAATCGCATTGAATTTGTTCATCAGAGGTCATTTCTACACCGGGACATCAAGCCTGACAACTTCCTGATGGGTCTCGGGAGGCGCGCAAATCAG GTATACATCATCGACTTTGGTCTAGCGAAGAAGTACAGAGACTCGAATCATCAGCATATTCCGTACAG GGAAAACAAAAACTTAACTGGAACTGCTAGATACGCCAGCATGAACACTCACCTTGGCATTG AACAAAGCCGTAGGGATGATTTGGAGTCACTTGGATTTGTTCTCATGTACTTTTTAAAAGGAAG TCTTCCTTGGCAAGGACTGAAAGCTGGTAATAAGAAGCAAAAGTATGAGAGGATTAGTGAAAAGAAAGTATCGACATCTATTGAG TCTTTATGCCGAGGATATCCATCTGAATTTGCTTCTTACTTCCATTATTGCCGGTCCCTGAGATTCGATGACAAGCCAGACTATGCCTACCTGAAACGGCTTTTCCGTGACCTGTTTATTCGCGAAG GCTTCCAGTTTGATTATGTATTTGACTGGACTATCTTGAAGTATCAGCAATCACAGCTTTCTACTCCTCCCCGTCCCAAT GTCCCTGGAGTTGGGCAAAGCTCTGGCCTTCCCCCTGCTATTGCTAGTGCTGAGAGGCCATCAG GTGGCGAGGAAGCTAGAACTTCTGGCTGGCCATCAGGAAACGCTAGGCGGATTTCTGGACAAATATTTAATTCAGGCAACTTAGCTAAACAAAAAGCACCAGTTTCAAGTGATCCTGCAATCTCTAAAAATGTAATG TTATCTAGCTCTAGCTTTCTCCGCGCAACTGGGTCATCAAGACGTGCTGCTGTCTCCGGTAGTCGCGAGGCTGCAGTTCCTGGAACTGATTCTGAGCCATCAAACCCTCAAATCATTGAAGCTGGAACAAGCTCCAACCCAAAGATTCATGGTGGTCGAAGCTCACCTATAGTCTCATCTGAGAACAAGAAGCTATCATCTCCATCAAGGGGAAATACTTCAGTTATGAAGAACTATGAGTCCAATCTTAAAGGGATCGAGGGTCTGCACTTTTAG
- the LOC106321195 gene encoding eukaryotic initiation factor 4A-3 isoform X2 encodes MASEGTQYDPRQFDSKMNAILGEEGEETFYTTYDEVCDSFDAMELKSDLLRGIYAYGFEKPSAIQQRGIIPFCKGLDVIQQAQSGTGKTATFCSGVLQQLDYTLVQCQALVLAPTRELAQQIEKVMRALGDYLGVKVHACVGGTSVREDQRILQSGVHVVVGTPGRVFDMLRRQSLRADAIKMFVLDEADEMLSRGFKDQIYDIFQLLPSKVQVGVFSATMPPEALEITRKFMNKPVRILVKRDELTLEGIKQFYVNVDKEEWKLETLCDLYETLAITQSVIFVNTRRKVDWLTDKMRSRDHTVSATHGDMDQNTRDIIMREFRSGSSRVLITTDLLARGIDVQQVSLVINFDLPTQPENYLHRIGRSGRFGRKGVAINFMTTDDERMLSDIQKFYNVVVEELPSNVADLL; translated from the exons ATGGCGTCAGAAGGAACACAATACGATCCTCGTCAGTTTGATTCTAAGATGAATGCCAT ACTCGGTGAGGAAGGAGAGGAAACTTTCTACACCACTTATGATGAAGTCTGTGATAGCTTTGATGCAATGGAACTCAAGTCTGATCTCCTGAGAGGCATCTATGCCTACG GTTTTGAGAAGCCATCTGCTATTCAGCAGAGAGGGATTATTCCCTTCTGCAAGGGTCTTGATGTGATCCAGCAAGCTCAGTCTGGAACCGGAAAGACCGCTACCTTCTGCTCTGGCGTTCTTCAGCAGCTTGATTACACTCTCGTTCAGTGCCAAGCTCTTGTTTTAGCTCCCACCAGAGAGCTCGCTCAGCAGATTGAAAAGGTTATGAGGGCTCTTGGTGACTACCTCGGTGTCAAGGTTCACGCCTGTGTTGGTGGAACAAGTGTCCGTGAGGATCAACGCATTCTCCAGTCTGGTGTTCACGTTGTTGTTGGAACACCTGGTCGTGTCTTCGACATGTTGCGTAGACAGTCACTCCGCGCTGACGCCATCAAGATGTTTGTTCTTGATGAGGCTGATGAGATGCTCTCTCGTGGTTTCAAGGATCAGATATACGACATCTTCCAGCTTCTCCCTTCCAAGGTTCAGGTCGGTGTCTTCTCCGCCACGATGCCGCCTGAAGCTCTCGAGATCACAAGGAAGTTCATGAACAAACCCGTGAGGATCCTTGTCAAGCGTGACGAGCTGACTCTTGAAGGTATCAAGCAGTTTTACGTCAACGTTGACAAGGAAGAGTGGAAGCTGGAGACGCTATGTGATCTCTACGAGACGCTAGCCATCACTCAGAGTGTCATCTTTGTGAACACAAGGCGTAAGGTTGATTGGTTAACTGACAAAATGAGGAGCCGTGACCATACTGTTTCAGCCACGCACGGAGACATGGACCAGAACACGAGAGACATCATCATGCGTGAGTTCAGGTCTGGTTCTTCCCGTGTACTCATCACCACTGACCTCCTTGCACGTGGTATTGATGTTCAGCAAGTGTCTCTGGTGATTAACTTTGACCTCCCAACCCAACCTGAGAACTACCTTCACCGTATTGGAAGAAGTGGAAGGTTTGGGAGGAAGGGAGTGGCGATCAACTTCATGACAACTGATGATGAGAGGATGTTGTCGGATATTCAGAAGTTTTACAATGTGGTCGTTGAAGAGTTGCCAAGCAATGTTGCTGATCTTCTCTGA
- the LOC106321195 gene encoding eukaryotic initiation factor 4A-3 isoform X1, with product MAGMASEGTQYDPRQFDSKMNAILGEEGEETFYTTYDEVCDSFDAMELKSDLLRGIYAYGFEKPSAIQQRGIIPFCKGLDVIQQAQSGTGKTATFCSGVLQQLDYTLVQCQALVLAPTRELAQQIEKVMRALGDYLGVKVHACVGGTSVREDQRILQSGVHVVVGTPGRVFDMLRRQSLRADAIKMFVLDEADEMLSRGFKDQIYDIFQLLPSKVQVGVFSATMPPEALEITRKFMNKPVRILVKRDELTLEGIKQFYVNVDKEEWKLETLCDLYETLAITQSVIFVNTRRKVDWLTDKMRSRDHTVSATHGDMDQNTRDIIMREFRSGSSRVLITTDLLARGIDVQQVSLVINFDLPTQPENYLHRIGRSGRFGRKGVAINFMTTDDERMLSDIQKFYNVVVEELPSNVADLL from the exons ATGGCAGGAATGGCGTCAGAAGGAACACAATACGATCCTCGTCAGTTTGATTCTAAGATGAATGCCAT ACTCGGTGAGGAAGGAGAGGAAACTTTCTACACCACTTATGATGAAGTCTGTGATAGCTTTGATGCAATGGAACTCAAGTCTGATCTCCTGAGAGGCATCTATGCCTACG GTTTTGAGAAGCCATCTGCTATTCAGCAGAGAGGGATTATTCCCTTCTGCAAGGGTCTTGATGTGATCCAGCAAGCTCAGTCTGGAACCGGAAAGACCGCTACCTTCTGCTCTGGCGTTCTTCAGCAGCTTGATTACACTCTCGTTCAGTGCCAAGCTCTTGTTTTAGCTCCCACCAGAGAGCTCGCTCAGCAGATTGAAAAGGTTATGAGGGCTCTTGGTGACTACCTCGGTGTCAAGGTTCACGCCTGTGTTGGTGGAACAAGTGTCCGTGAGGATCAACGCATTCTCCAGTCTGGTGTTCACGTTGTTGTTGGAACACCTGGTCGTGTCTTCGACATGTTGCGTAGACAGTCACTCCGCGCTGACGCCATCAAGATGTTTGTTCTTGATGAGGCTGATGAGATGCTCTCTCGTGGTTTCAAGGATCAGATATACGACATCTTCCAGCTTCTCCCTTCCAAGGTTCAGGTCGGTGTCTTCTCCGCCACGATGCCGCCTGAAGCTCTCGAGATCACAAGGAAGTTCATGAACAAACCCGTGAGGATCCTTGTCAAGCGTGACGAGCTGACTCTTGAAGGTATCAAGCAGTTTTACGTCAACGTTGACAAGGAAGAGTGGAAGCTGGAGACGCTATGTGATCTCTACGAGACGCTAGCCATCACTCAGAGTGTCATCTTTGTGAACACAAGGCGTAAGGTTGATTGGTTAACTGACAAAATGAGGAGCCGTGACCATACTGTTTCAGCCACGCACGGAGACATGGACCAGAACACGAGAGACATCATCATGCGTGAGTTCAGGTCTGGTTCTTCCCGTGTACTCATCACCACTGACCTCCTTGCACGTGGTATTGATGTTCAGCAAGTGTCTCTGGTGATTAACTTTGACCTCCCAACCCAACCTGAGAACTACCTTCACCGTATTGGAAGAAGTGGAAGGTTTGGGAGGAAGGGAGTGGCGATCAACTTCATGACAACTGATGATGAGAGGATGTTGTCGGATATTCAGAAGTTTTACAATGTGGTCGTTGAAGAGTTGCCAAGCAATGTTGCTGATCTTCTCTGA
- the LOC106322667 gene encoding mitochondrial import inner membrane translocase subunit TIM23-2-like, protein MAANNNRSGQESDENTRLYNPYQNFEVPIKSQYLYKLPTSPEYLFTEESLKQRRSWGENLTFYTGTAYLGGSVSGATVGIFTGVKNFESGDTTKLKINRILNSSGHTGRTWGNRIGIIGLMYAGIESGVVAAMDRDDVWTSVVAGLGTGAVFRAARGVRSAAVAGALGGLAAGAVVAGKQVVKRYVPI, encoded by the coding sequence ATGGCGGCGAACAACAACAGATCCGGTCAAGAATCAGACGAAAACACACGTCTCTACAACCCTTACCAAAACTTCGAGGTCCCAATAAAATCTCAGTACCTTTACAAGCTCCCCACCTCCCCCGAGTACCTCTTCACGGAGGAGTCCTTAAAACAGCGCCGCTCCTGGGGCGAGAATCTCACCTTCTACACCGGAACCGCTTACCTCGGCGGGTCCGTCTCCGGCGCCACGGTCGGGATCTTCACCGGAGTCAAGAACTTCGAATCCGGCGACACGACGAAGCTGAAGATCAACAGGATCTTGAACTCGTCTGGTCACACGGGTCGAACGTGGGGTAACAGGATCGGGATCATCGGGTTGATGTACGCAGGGATCGAGAGTGGCGTCGTGGCTGCGATGGATAGGGATGATGTTTGGACTAGCGTGGTGGCGGGTCTTGGAACCGGAGCGGTTTTTAGAGCGGCGCGGGGGGTGAGATCTGCGGCGGTGGCGGGAGCTCTCGGTGGGTTGGCGGCTGGTGCTGTGGTTGCAGGGAAGCAAGTTGTGAAGCGGTATGTGCCCATATGA